One Nostoc sp. UHCC 0302 DNA window includes the following coding sequences:
- a CDS encoding 3-dehydroquinate synthase — protein MIVDIKQKSISHLRSLQQSVSVRFNYEVLFTNNLFDLKNPTLAQVIASDGEKKPKKVLAIIDAGLLQYWPDLSNKLAAYSNFYAEVLTLPVEPIIVPAGEAAKNNPKLLEQIHQVIESAGICRHSYLLGIGGGAVLDLVGYAAATAHRGIRLIRIPTTVLAQNDSGVGVKNGINAFGKKNFLGTFAPPYAVINDTAFLTTLDDRDWRSGIAEALKVALIKDAHFFNFIHSHTAALVRRDMDAMQQLIYRCAQLHLEHIANSGDPFEMGSSRPLDFGHWAAHKLEHLTNYNLRHGEAVAIGIALDTTYSYLLGILGYSEWQSILSTLSALGFTLYVPEMADQSCLFQGLTEFREHLGGELTLTLLQAIGKGIEVHEVDLSLYKQAISLLSDFVETNQAPITFKVV, from the coding sequence ATGATAGTAGATATTAAGCAAAAAAGTATATCTCATCTGCGATCGCTTCAGCAGAGTGTTTCGGTTCGCTTCAATTATGAGGTTTTATTCACGAACAATCTGTTTGACTTAAAAAATCCCACTTTAGCGCAGGTAATTGCATCTGATGGGGAAAAAAAGCCAAAGAAAGTATTAGCAATCATAGATGCTGGTTTATTGCAATACTGGCCTGATTTATCTAATAAATTAGCAGCATATAGCAATTTTTATGCAGAAGTACTAACACTTCCTGTTGAACCGATAATAGTTCCAGCAGGTGAAGCTGCTAAGAATAATCCAAAGTTACTAGAGCAAATTCACCAAGTTATTGAATCAGCAGGAATATGTCGCCATTCCTACTTATTAGGAATTGGAGGCGGTGCTGTGTTGGACTTGGTAGGATATGCCGCTGCTACAGCCCATCGAGGAATCCGTCTCATCCGAATTCCGACAACAGTTTTAGCACAAAATGATTCTGGTGTCGGAGTCAAAAACGGTATCAATGCTTTTGGTAAAAAGAACTTTCTTGGCACATTTGCCCCACCTTATGCAGTGATTAATGATACTGCATTCTTGACAACCTTAGATGATCGCGACTGGCGTTCTGGGATTGCAGAAGCCCTCAAAGTAGCCCTAATTAAGGATGCTCACTTCTTTAATTTTATCCACTCCCACACCGCAGCCCTTGTCCGTCGAGACATGGATGCAATGCAACAGCTAATTTATCGTTGCGCCCAGTTACACCTCGAACATATTGCTAATAGCGGCGATCCTTTTGAAATGGGTTCATCTCGCCCTCTGGATTTTGGTCATTGGGCTGCCCATAAACTAGAGCATTTGACTAACTACAATTTACGTCATGGCGAAGCAGTAGCGATCGGCATCGCTTTGGATACCACTTACTCCTATCTTCTAGGAATACTTGGTTACTCAGAGTGGCAAAGCATACTCAGCACACTCTCGGCGCTGGGTTTCACCTTGTACGTGCCAGAGATGGCTGACCAATCATGTTTATTTCAAGGTTTGACCGAATTCCGTGAACATTTGGGCGGCGAATTAACCTTAACTTTATTGCAAGCTATTGGCAAAGGAATTGAGGTTCACGAAGTCGATTTATCTTTATACAAGCAGGCAATTTCGTTATTAAGTGATTTCGTCGAAACAAACCAAGCACCAATCACATTCAAAGTGGTGTAA
- a CDS encoding DsbA family oxidoreductase, which produces MLIDIFHDTVCPWCRIGKKHLFDALTQWNKEAVNIRWHPFLLDNTVPSSGYEFRSFMQERKGIKEEQLQHLFDYTRRAGEAAGVKLNFEKIRLAVNTTLSHRLINLAPANIKNNIVEAIYQAYFEDGLNIGDIDVIVAIGAAHQMDSTELKLQLSDNAALNAVVAESESARLNGITSVPFFIVNNKIKVDGSHSVDVFLEALNRAALIEISAKI; this is translated from the coding sequence ATGCTGATAGATATCTTCCACGATACAGTTTGCCCCTGGTGCAGAATTGGAAAAAAACATCTTTTTGATGCACTAACACAATGGAATAAAGAAGCTGTAAACATCCGCTGGCATCCCTTTCTTCTCGACAATACTGTTCCTAGCTCCGGATACGAATTTCGTAGCTTTATGCAAGAGAGAAAAGGTATCAAAGAAGAACAACTTCAGCATTTGTTTGATTACACACGGCGTGCAGGTGAAGCAGCTGGCGTTAAGTTAAATTTTGAAAAAATTCGCTTAGCCGTCAATACTACGCTTTCACACAGACTGATTAATCTAGCGCCAGCGAACATCAAAAACAATATCGTAGAAGCAATTTATCAAGCTTATTTTGAAGATGGTTTAAACATCGGAGATATTGACGTTATTGTTGCCATCGGTGCAGCCCACCAAATGGATTCTACCGAATTAAAGCTGCAATTAAGCGATAATGCTGCACTTAATGCAGTTGTGGCTGAATCAGAATCTGCTCGGTTAAATGGCATTACCAGCGTGCCATTCTTCATCGTTAATAACAAAATCAAAGTTGATGGTTCTCACTCAGTAGACGTGTTTCTGGAAGCTTTGAATCGTGCCGCCCTTATAGAAATATCAGCAAAAATATGA
- the tyrA gene encoding bifunctional chorismate mutase/prephenate dehydrogenase translates to MPLQSSYSDRLKQTDQSLIALLRDRLSLVSLLAASEVPSLEEQIANVAPLLAQAGIPESVWTSVVNSCHATLIPNPTLNHVKPRQITIIGGCGRMGKLFQEQLELVGHNVSILEQEDWDYADKLLSHAELVIVSVPIEYTVDVIKRAAQYLSSTTALCDITSIKSQPTQVMLEHHSGPVMGLHPMFGPNIKSFSGQKIVVCPGRNDDLFEWLLDFIKNQGGELVVCTPEEHDQMMVFIQATQHFLRFSFGVFLAQQRVDIGRSLSMSTPNYRQEIDIVKRLFCQNPRLCVDIMLATEERCDAINSLANTYSRLARLVAKKDRDALIREFENAQGFFVEENKSFLNNELRSPPVSQRRTPSRSVS, encoded by the coding sequence ATGCCTTTGCAATCCTCTTATTCGGATAGGCTTAAACAAACCGACCAAAGCTTGATTGCTTTGTTACGCGATCGCCTATCATTAGTATCATTACTAGCAGCATCAGAAGTTCCTTCTTTAGAAGAACAAATCGCTAATGTCGCTCCCTTACTTGCTCAAGCTGGAATCCCTGAATCTGTTTGGACAAGTGTAGTTAATAGCTGTCATGCCACGCTGATTCCAAATCCTACATTAAATCATGTCAAACCCCGACAAATTACGATTATCGGTGGGTGTGGCAGGATGGGAAAATTATTCCAAGAGCAACTTGAGTTAGTAGGTCACAACGTTAGTATTCTTGAGCAAGAAGATTGGGATTATGCAGATAAATTGTTGAGCCACGCAGAACTAGTAATAGTATCTGTTCCGATTGAATATACAGTTGACGTTATTAAACGTGCAGCTCAATACCTTTCTTCAACTACAGCTTTATGTGACATCACCAGTATTAAAAGTCAGCCAACTCAAGTAATGTTGGAACATCATTCAGGCCCCGTCATGGGATTACATCCGATGTTTGGGCCAAATATTAAATCGTTTTCTGGACAAAAAATAGTTGTATGCCCAGGACGAAATGATGATTTATTTGAATGGTTATTAGACTTTATCAAAAATCAGGGCGGAGAGCTAGTTGTTTGTACGCCTGAAGAACATGACCAAATGATGGTATTTATTCAAGCAACACAGCACTTCTTACGATTTAGCTTTGGTGTTTTTTTAGCGCAACAAAGAGTAGATATAGGCCGTAGCTTATCAATGTCAACTCCTAATTACCGACAAGAAATTGATATTGTCAAACGTTTATTTTGTCAAAACCCTCGCTTGTGTGTTGACATTATGCTAGCAACAGAAGAGAGATGTGATGCAATCAATTCTTTGGCTAATACATATAGTCGTTTGGCAAGACTGGTGGCTAAGAAAGATAGAGATGCATTAATTCGAGAATTTGAAAATGCTCAAGGATTTTTTGTAGAGGAAAACAAGTCTTTTTTAAATAACGAACTGCGTTCGCCTCCGGTCTCACAGAGAAGAACACCTTCGCGTAGCGTCTCGTAG
- the eboC gene encoding UbiA-like protein EboC (EboC, a homolog the polyprenyltransferase UbiA, belongs to system of proteins involved in the trafficking of precursor metabolites to an extracytoplasmic compartment so that the biosynthesis of certain natural products, such as scytonemin, can be completed.) has translation MNTAILSSHRSWAYLQLMRPANIVTAWADIMAGFAASGCFVLSNQAIDSEVSFVPLAWLLLATTGLYGGGIVFNDVFDAELDAQERPERPIPSGRVSRTEATLLGSLLLIVGVMAATQVSWLSASLATSIALAALFYDAFGKHHPILGPINMGICRGGNLLLGASVLPAILGQCWFLAVIPIVYIAAITVLSRGEVHGAKQSIAVIALLLVIAVIVGLLGLGLLTQYEALAALPFISVFAIRVLLPFIKAVRQPTPEQIRIAIRAGVLSLIVLDSTLAAGFAGLPYGLLVLSLLPISTVLAQIFAVT, from the coding sequence ATGAATACTGCAATATTAAGTTCCCATCGTTCATGGGCATATCTACAATTGATGCGACCTGCCAACATTGTCACCGCATGGGCAGATATCATGGCTGGCTTTGCTGCTTCAGGCTGTTTTGTCCTCAGCAATCAAGCAATTGACAGCGAAGTTAGTTTTGTACCACTTGCATGGTTATTGTTAGCCACCACAGGTTTATATGGTGGAGGTATCGTATTTAATGATGTATTTGATGCAGAATTAGATGCTCAAGAGCGACCAGAGAGACCGATTCCTAGCGGGAGGGTATCTCGTACAGAGGCAACCTTATTAGGAAGCCTACTTTTGATTGTAGGTGTGATGGCAGCTACTCAAGTGTCTTGGTTGAGCGCTAGTTTGGCTACAAGCATTGCTTTAGCTGCTTTATTTTACGATGCTTTTGGGAAGCATCACCCCATCCTTGGCCCAATTAATATGGGGATTTGCCGTGGAGGCAACTTATTACTAGGGGCGAGTGTTTTGCCGGCAATATTAGGGCAATGCTGGTTTTTAGCTGTGATTCCCATAGTTTACATTGCTGCTATCACCGTTTTGAGTCGTGGTGAAGTACATGGAGCAAAGCAGAGTATTGCAGTAATAGCGCTGCTGCTAGTTATCGCAGTTATTGTGGGACTTTTAGGGCTAGGGTTGTTGACACAGTATGAGGCCTTGGCAGCATTACCATTTATTAGTGTGTTCGCTATTCGGGTGTTGCTTCCTTTTATTAAAGCTGTACGCCAACCTACTCCAGAACAAATCCGCATCGCAATCAGGGCTGGGGTATTATCACTAATTGTTTTAGATAGTACACTTGCTGCGGGTTTTGCAGGGTTGCCCTATGGTTTACTCGTCTTGAGTCTGTTGCCAATTTCAACAGTACTAGCGCAAATCTTTGCTGTAACTTAA
- a CDS encoding TatD family hydrolase: MTNMMFIDPHIHMSSRTTDDYQMMRKAGIVAVIEPAFWFGQPRTSVGSFQDYFSSLVGWERFRASQFGIKHYCTIGLNSKEANNEALAEQVMELLPLYACKEGVVAIGEIGYDDMTPAEDKYFRLQLELAKELDMLVMIHTPHRDKKAGTSHSMDVCIEHGLDPSRVIVDHNNEETVEEVLERGFWAAFTIYPNTKMGNARMVEIVRQYGGISEAGRDNVRRIIVDSSADWGVSDPLAVPKTALLMLERGIPEADVQAVCYQNALAAYGQSGQIQESDWLNPSLIDQRQKFNDNSVLRGQTPLVESSREYALIE, from the coding sequence ATGACCAATATGATGTTTATCGACCCCCACATTCACATGAGTTCGCGCACCACTGACGATTACCAGATGATGCGTAAGGCGGGAATTGTAGCAGTAATTGAACCAGCTTTTTGGTTTGGGCAACCACGTACTAGTGTCGGCTCTTTCCAGGACTATTTCAGCAGTTTAGTTGGTTGGGAAAGGTTCCGAGCATCTCAATTTGGTATCAAGCATTATTGCACAATTGGCTTGAACTCAAAAGAAGCTAATAATGAAGCCCTTGCAGAACAAGTCATGGAACTATTGCCTCTCTATGCTTGTAAAGAAGGTGTAGTGGCTATTGGTGAAATTGGCTACGATGATATGACCCCCGCAGAAGATAAATACTTCCGCCTCCAATTAGAATTGGCAAAAGAGCTAGATATGTTGGTGATGATTCATACACCACATCGTGACAAAAAAGCGGGTACAAGTCACAGCATGGATGTCTGCATTGAGCATGGGTTAGATCCATCACGGGTAATTGTAGATCATAACAATGAAGAAACAGTAGAGGAAGTACTAGAGCGGGGCTTTTGGGCAGCATTCACAATTTACCCAAACACCAAAATGGGGAATGCCCGCATGGTAGAAATTGTCCGTCAATATGGGGGCATTAGCGAAGCGGGACGTGATAACGTTCGTCGCATTATCGTAGATAGTAGTGCTGACTGGGGAGTTAGTGATCCTCTGGCTGTTCCCAAAACTGCTTTACTAATGCTAGAGAGAGGAATTCCAGAAGCTGATGTGCAAGCAGTTTGTTATCAAAATGCTCTTGCAGCTTACGGCCAAAGTGGACAAATCCAAGAGTCAGACTGGCTTAATCCCTCACTCATCGACCAACGACAGAAGTTTAATGATAATTCTGTACTGCGGGGACAAACACCACTGGTAGAGTCCAGCCGTGAATATGCATTAATTGAGTAA
- a CDS encoding EboA family metabolite traffic protein, with protein sequence MSAVIIHKLTRINDLLHHWVTQQVSQEAVTWLDEKSNQIKSDASARVFFTAFSAVPRYIGKNQLHLTPEDLKAASAIQTGWSPNDWSIDQAARTLLVLALPQDNAEKYLNILEQVFITADVGELVALYQALPLMSYPERLQKRAAEGVRSNMTAVFNAVALRNPYPAQYFDTLAWNQMVLKALFVGSPLHLIQGLDSRANHELARMLIDYAHERWAASRSVPAELWRLVGRFADLATLADLQRSLNDPDPIQQAAAALACADCPLPQAQVILATYPNLQKSIQAGYLTWNSLNQKVKSQE encoded by the coding sequence ATGTCTGCTGTAATTATTCACAAACTAACTCGTATTAATGACTTATTACATCACTGGGTTACACAACAAGTTAGTCAGGAAGCTGTTACTTGGTTAGATGAAAAAAGTAACCAAATCAAAAGCGACGCGAGTGCGCGAGTTTTCTTTACTGCGTTTAGTGCAGTACCTCGCTATATAGGCAAAAACCAGCTTCATCTAACTCCAGAAGATTTAAAAGCAGCTTCGGCAATACAAACAGGCTGGTCGCCGAATGATTGGAGTATAGATCAAGCTGCTCGTACACTACTAGTATTAGCTCTGCCACAAGATAATGCAGAAAAATATTTAAACATCTTAGAGCAAGTATTTATAACTGCTGATGTCGGAGAACTAGTAGCACTTTATCAAGCTTTACCCCTAATGTCTTATCCAGAACGTTTGCAAAAACGTGCTGCTGAAGGGGTTCGTAGCAACATGACAGCAGTATTTAATGCTGTCGCTTTACGAAATCCCTATCCAGCACAGTATTTTGACACTCTGGCATGGAACCAGATGGTATTGAAAGCTTTATTCGTAGGTAGTCCTCTACATCTAATCCAAGGTCTTGATTCTCGTGCTAACCATGAGCTAGCGAGGATGTTAATTGACTATGCCCACGAACGTTGGGCAGCTTCTCGCTCAGTACCTGCTGAATTGTGGCGATTGGTGGGGCGATTTGCCGACCTTGCCACTTTAGCAGATTTGCAGCGATCGCTCAATGACCCAGACCCAATTCAACAAGCTGCCGCTGCACTTGCTTGTGCTGACTGTCCCTTACCTCAAGCTCAAGTTATCCTCGCCACTTACCCAAATCTACAGAAGTCTATACAAGCAGGGTATTTAACTTGGAATAGTTTGAATCAAAAAGTCAAAAGTCAAGAGTAG
- the scyF gene encoding scytonemin biosynthesis PEP-CTERM protein ScyF (ScyF is a conserved protein in biosynthesis systems for the scytonemin, a Trp-derived cyanobacterial natural sunscreen, although it is not absolutely required.), whose protein sequence is MGLAKNLSIGILGAGFMVVATAAQAKSLTLTYDSSIGEPGFGPGQLFVPQGITVNKSGNVLVSNGRGLNSDGSFNPNIGNKVEVFSPKGDYLGAIGKGGKDPGEFDEPSALEISPKTGNLYVGDVYNNHVSVFDSQGKFIKSFGSFGGLIPGRAFFGPSGVTFDKTGNVYVGDFSGDKINKYTADGKLIGSIGTSGTAPGQFQGPAGVRISETSGNIYVSDQFNNRVQVLSPEGKPILTFGKQGTGDGEFNQPIGLEVDEYENIYVADSINSRVQVFDKNGKFLTAFGKPARNPAGEVVAAPKLGDPPFGDPLDLTPGSFNWTGGTAYKDGKLYVGDFFQGRVQVIKVNGAAPVPEPSAALGIGLFAVGITAAKWRKNKQKKSVITLEKELVNTSI, encoded by the coding sequence ATGGGATTAGCAAAAAATTTGTCAATTGGCATTCTCGGTGCTGGATTTATGGTAGTGGCAACAGCTGCCCAAGCCAAGTCTCTAACATTAACTTACGACAGTAGTATTGGTGAGCCTGGCTTCGGCCCTGGGCAACTTTTTGTTCCCCAAGGCATAACAGTAAATAAATCCGGCAATGTCCTTGTAAGCAACGGTCGCGGTCTTAATTCTGACGGCAGCTTTAATCCAAATATTGGTAACAAGGTCGAGGTATTTAGTCCTAAAGGTGACTATCTTGGAGCAATTGGCAAAGGCGGGAAAGACCCTGGAGAATTCGACGAGCCATCAGCTCTAGAAATCTCCCCGAAAACTGGGAATTTATATGTAGGTGATGTTTACAACAACCACGTTAGTGTTTTCGATTCCCAAGGTAAATTCATTAAATCTTTTGGCTCATTTGGCGGTCTCATACCGGGTAGGGCTTTCTTTGGGCCATCTGGTGTGACATTCGACAAAACAGGCAATGTGTATGTAGGTGATTTTAGCGGCGACAAAATTAATAAATACACTGCCGACGGTAAGCTAATTGGTTCCATTGGCACATCTGGCACTGCACCTGGGCAGTTCCAAGGGCCAGCAGGTGTAAGAATTTCCGAAACCAGCGGAAATATTTATGTTAGTGACCAGTTTAATAACCGCGTTCAGGTACTTTCTCCAGAAGGTAAACCTATCTTGACATTTGGTAAGCAAGGTACTGGAGATGGAGAGTTTAATCAGCCCATTGGTCTTGAAGTAGATGAGTATGAAAATATCTATGTAGCTGATTCTATTAACAGCCGCGTCCAGGTATTTGATAAAAACGGTAAGTTTCTTACTGCATTTGGTAAACCTGCCCGTAATCCAGCTGGTGAAGTTGTAGCCGCTCCTAAACTAGGAGACCCACCTTTTGGTGATCCTTTAGACCTCACACCAGGTTCATTTAACTGGACGGGTGGTACAGCCTATAAAGATGGCAAGCTCTATGTAGGTGATTTCTTCCAAGGTCGCGTTCAGGTGATCAAAGTCAATGGTGCAGCCCCAGTGCCTGAACCTAGTGCAGCATTAGGCATAGGATTATTCGCAGTTGGGATTACTGCTGCTAAATGGCGCAAAAATAAACAGAAAAAGTCAGTTATCACTCTAGAAAAGGAACTGGTAAATACTTCTATTTAA
- a CDS encoding ScyD/ScyE family protein: MKLKSFALTLLTISIATVAGTKAAEAASFTVVADGLDNPRNIGFDSNNNLYVTESGKGGDGKDGRCIPSPSSQYIPLCAGSTGSLLKITPDGKKETVLSNLTSLALTPSGEQAAGPADIKFDNKGNAYFLTGLAGDPGKRDTVLKSPSLGQLYKLDLNTKKLTSLADFGAYELKNNPDGTDIISNPYALAIKGDTGYVVDGGGNSIYSVGLDGSGIKNVRAIPEKLISPDKLEFPTLPEGTTDPTGGAPLPPGYTTGENGLPVSNQSVPTGVVVAPDGSLTVSEYTYFPYPEGEARIFSIDPNTLQARVLADGFTQLTGVAYDPDGNLYALQHINNSEWKEIQQGGVITGDISGSVLKIAPDGKITTIWDGKGLEAASGITYGPDGKLYISNRARLAGTGQVISIDPRAASVPEPTSVLTTLTAAAFGGASMLKRKRSKELAKAETV, from the coding sequence ATGAAACTCAAATCATTTGCTCTTACTCTTTTGACTATTTCTATTGCAACTGTTGCTGGAACCAAAGCAGCAGAAGCTGCTAGTTTTACAGTTGTTGCTGATGGTCTTGATAACCCAAGAAACATTGGTTTTGATTCTAATAACAATCTCTATGTGACAGAGAGTGGCAAGGGTGGCGATGGCAAAGACGGCAGATGTATCCCATCACCTAGCTCCCAATATATTCCTTTATGTGCTGGTAGTACTGGCAGCCTGCTGAAAATTACTCCAGACGGTAAGAAAGAAACTGTACTCTCGAATCTCACATCTTTAGCATTAACACCCTCTGGAGAACAAGCTGCTGGGCCTGCGGATATCAAATTTGATAACAAAGGTAATGCTTATTTTTTGACAGGCTTGGCTGGCGACCCGGGCAAACGCGATACCGTCTTAAAAAGCCCTAGTCTCGGACAATTATACAAACTTGATTTAAATACCAAGAAATTAACAAGTCTCGCGGATTTTGGAGCTTATGAACTCAAAAATAATCCTGATGGGACTGACATAATTTCTAATCCCTATGCTTTAGCAATTAAAGGTGATACTGGTTACGTCGTTGATGGGGGTGGAAACTCGATATATTCTGTGGGACTCGATGGCAGCGGTATTAAGAATGTACGTGCGATTCCAGAGAAACTAATATCACCAGATAAACTCGAATTTCCCACCCTTCCTGAAGGTACAACAGACCCAACAGGAGGCGCACCATTACCCCCAGGGTATACCACTGGTGAAAATGGTCTACCAGTATCAAACCAATCAGTACCTACAGGTGTTGTAGTTGCGCCTGATGGCAGTTTAACAGTAAGTGAATACACTTACTTCCCTTATCCAGAAGGAGAAGCACGCATCTTTAGCATTGACCCTAATACCTTACAAGCAAGAGTTCTCGCTGATGGCTTTACACAGCTAACAGGCGTGGCATACGACCCAGATGGCAACTTGTATGCTTTGCAACACATCAATAATTCAGAATGGAAAGAAATTCAACAAGGTGGTGTAATCACCGGTGATATTAGCGGTTCTGTGTTGAAAATAGCTCCTGACGGTAAGATCACAACTATCTGGGATGGTAAAGGACTAGAAGCTGCTTCTGGTATCACTTATGGCCCTGATGGCAAATTATATATCTCAAATAGAGCTAGACTCGCAGGAACAGGACAAGTTATCAGCATTGATCCTAGAGCCGCGAGCGTCCCTGAACCTACTAGCGTACTAACTACACTAACAGCTGCTGCTTTCGGCGGAGCGTCAATGTTAAAGCGTAAACGCAGCAAAGAATTAGCTAAGGCAGAGACTGTTTAA
- a CDS encoding ScyD/ScyE family protein — translation MKPKQVTITFITFCIAVFSGMKAASAASFSVIADGLDNARGLSFGSDGSLYVTEAGTGGNGACVPPVSGQGDSLCYGATGAISRIENGTAKRIVTGLPSIALPDGTGAAGVRDIQFDAAGKPYVLVGYAANPADRDRNLGKTDLGKIIAPNFNTNSWTTIADLANYELANNPDGGDVNSNPLGFFIDGNNLVAVDAGANDLLSVKTVGSGLRTLATFPQDILSNPVFPPSGTPSNEPGQVPTPTEAPPSNLPIQSVPSSVVKGPDGAYYVSQFTGFPFPEGGAKIYRVGADGKPTVYADGFTQLTDLEFDSAGNLYALQYANQSAWKGNLEGSLIKIAADGTRSTILSGNGLESPSALTIGSDGALYVTNRGDRPGQGQVIRIENTKSVPEPNSTLGVLMLGALGVGWLQKNRVTKQLKNQAVAHR, via the coding sequence ATGAAACCAAAGCAAGTCACCATTACTTTTATCACTTTTTGTATTGCGGTTTTTTCTGGAATGAAAGCTGCGTCAGCTGCATCGTTTTCGGTAATTGCCGACGGTCTTGACAATGCAAGAGGTTTGAGCTTTGGTTCTGATGGTAGCTTGTATGTTACAGAGGCGGGAACGGGAGGAAATGGTGCTTGCGTCCCACCAGTAAGTGGTCAAGGTGATTCTCTCTGCTACGGCGCAACTGGTGCAATTAGCAGAATTGAGAATGGGACAGCTAAACGTATAGTTACAGGACTTCCTTCTATAGCATTACCAGATGGCACTGGAGCAGCAGGGGTTCGCGATATTCAATTTGATGCCGCAGGTAAACCTTATGTTCTAGTGGGGTATGCAGCTAATCCAGCCGATCGCGATCGCAATCTCGGCAAAACTGATCTCGGAAAAATTATTGCTCCCAACTTTAATACCAATTCCTGGACAACTATTGCTGATTTAGCAAACTATGAACTCGCCAACAATCCCGATGGTGGCGATGTGAATAGTAATCCTTTGGGTTTTTTCATAGATGGCAATAATCTGGTAGCAGTTGATGCAGGTGCAAACGACTTACTCAGTGTGAAAACTGTTGGTAGTGGTTTGCGAACCTTAGCAACTTTTCCTCAAGATATATTGAGTAATCCAGTCTTTCCGCCTTCTGGTACTCCATCTAATGAACCTGGGCAAGTGCCAACTCCAACAGAAGCACCGCCATCAAATTTACCAATTCAATCAGTACCCTCAAGTGTTGTCAAAGGCCCTGATGGTGCTTATTATGTCAGCCAATTTACTGGTTTTCCTTTTCCTGAAGGTGGAGCAAAAATCTATCGAGTTGGCGCTGATGGCAAACCAACAGTCTATGCAGATGGCTTTACACAACTAACAGACTTGGAGTTTGATAGTGCAGGTAATTTGTATGCTTTGCAGTACGCCAATCAATCAGCTTGGAAAGGTAATCTAGAAGGTTCTCTAATTAAGATAGCTGCTGATGGTACACGTTCAACCATCCTCAGCGGCAATGGATTAGAGTCGCCTAGTGCCTTGACAATTGGTTCTGATGGTGCGCTCTACGTCACTAACCGAGGCGATCGCCCAGGACAAGGACAAGTCATCAGAATTGAGAATACAAAGTCTGTCCCTGAACCTAATTCTACTTTAGGCGTATTAATGCTCGGCGCTTTAGGCGTTGGGTGGCTGCAAAAGAACAGAGTCACCAAACAGCTTAAAAATCAAGCCGTGGCACACAGGTAA